The proteins below are encoded in one region of Litorilinea aerophila:
- a CDS encoding DNA methyltransferase: MTSRAINLSSSPTLKLSSSPALRIEGGLLGPDVLEALAHGDLPGQKPADFGLPANRSLTEEIAAAFNDARAQWGVFQNRLERLPENETGTSETREFWVIPLLRLLGYSLQYRPRALEVDGATFAISHIVESEKSEKSENGRAREHESTRDRVSRSHALTLSRSHPLTLSPSHPLIPVHIVSARQELGRVAPSGRPRLSPHALVQEYLNRTDDALWGLVTNGLILRLLRDSTYVRRQAYIEFDLQAIIEEDRFADFALLYRLLHRTRLPADGAAPEDCLLETYYQQAIEQGGRVREHLRDGVEQAIQILANGFLTHPANESLRESMRTREQESTSLPLYQQLLRLIYRLLFLLVSEERGLMGGNPLYREHYGISRLRRLTEQRAAWTDDVDLWHSLRALWEILCDEEMAALLDVPPLNGELFAELNLLDNAVLANRDLLAALWHLTWYQEDRSAPPRRVNYAALDTEELGSVYESLLDYHPAVTFDAAGRPRFELAPGSERKSTGSYYTPPQLVAELVRSALEPVIAERLRAGERESYDLNLSRSQPPNLSRSQALERALLSIKVCDPACGSGHFLLAAARRLGLELARIRSGEEQPAPERVREATRDVIAHCIYGVDRNPLAVELCRVALWLESHAAGKPLTFLDHRIKCGDSLVGVFDLEALKDGLPDDAFQPVSDDDRKIAASLKKQNKQEREGQLGLFGWNLDLNLEGLAQRAAELDAIADDSPEAVRRKRALYEARFADPDWERQKLACDLWTAAFFQPYSRSHALPPSTAPITTDAVRRALSGQGGLPPQTVGLAQALAAEHRFFHWPLEFPEIFAEHESGRAGDHESHPLHRSSSPALPLSRSPGFDVVLGNPPWEQIQLEEQEFFAPRDARIASAPNAAARKRLIQKLPQTDPALWAAYQQALQAAESVSRFLRGSGQYPFTGRGRINTYSVFAERARALLAPQGRAGIIVPTGIATDATNQYFFADLVEKGQLASLFDFENREAIFPGVHRSYKFSLLTLSGEHESTRTREHESPALPLSTSQPLTFSFFATNTAHLRDPRRVFSLTAEDIARINPNTRTLPVFRTRQDAELTRAIYRRVPVLINERTGENPWSIKFRQGLFNMSSDSHLFRTRAELEAQGYRLVGNVFVRTGDHESLRAREHESPALSLSPSPALYYLPLYEAKMIWHYDHRYGTYEGVTSRSSTHLPTPGEREHADPDFVVQPWYWVDAAEVQARLGDWKRGWLLGFRKTARATDERTVIANTLNLVGVGDKAPLLFPDLDPCYVPLLLANLNALVLDFVARNKVGGTDISHFYMKQFPVLPPSAYTAADLRFIVPRVLELTYTAWDLKPFADDVWRDADDDLRAAILQQVEAHESKRAGEHESTRAREYESTSLPLSTSQPLKLPPFKWDESRRARLQAELDAYYARLYGLTRKQLRYILDPADLTEKELEDILDPWEEVADPLDPAGYEARVAASDFPGETFRVLKDKELRAYGEYHTRRLVLEAWERLSQGGSRCP, encoded by the coding sequence ATGACTTCTCGCGCTATCAATCTCTCCTCCTCGCCCACTCTCAAGCTCTCCTCCTCTCCCGCTCTTCGCATCGAAGGCGGCCTGCTCGGCCCCGACGTCCTCGAGGCCCTGGCCCACGGCGATCTGCCTGGCCAGAAGCCGGCCGACTTCGGCCTGCCGGCCAACCGATCCCTGACTGAGGAGATCGCCGCGGCCTTCAACGACGCCCGCGCCCAGTGGGGGGTCTTCCAGAACCGGCTGGAGCGCCTGCCCGAAAACGAAACCGGCACCTCCGAGACGCGTGAGTTCTGGGTCATCCCCCTGCTGCGCCTGCTGGGCTATAGCTTGCAATACCGTCCGCGCGCCCTGGAGGTGGATGGGGCGACGTTTGCCATCTCGCACATCGTTGAATCGGAGAAATCGGAGAAATCGGAGAACGGGAGAGCACGAGAGCATGAGAGCACGAGAGACCGAGTCTCACGCTCTCACGCTCTCACCCTCTCACGCTCTCATCCTCTCACGCTCTCACCCTCTCACCCTCTCATCCCGGTGCACATCGTCAGCGCCCGGCAGGAACTCGGCCGCGTAGCGCCCTCCGGCCGCCCGCGCCTCTCGCCCCACGCCCTGGTGCAGGAATACCTCAACCGCACCGACGACGCCCTCTGGGGGCTGGTGACCAACGGCCTGATCCTGCGCCTGCTGCGCGATTCGACCTACGTCCGCCGCCAGGCCTACATCGAGTTTGACCTGCAGGCCATCATCGAAGAAGACCGCTTCGCCGACTTTGCCCTGCTCTACCGTCTGTTGCACCGCACCCGCCTGCCGGCCGACGGCGCGGCCCCCGAAGACTGCCTGCTGGAAACCTATTACCAGCAGGCCATCGAACAGGGCGGCCGCGTGCGCGAGCACCTGCGCGACGGCGTGGAGCAGGCCATCCAGATCCTGGCCAACGGCTTCCTCACACACCCGGCGAATGAGTCCCTGCGGGAGAGCATGAGAACAAGAGAGCAGGAGAGCACGAGCCTCCCGCTCTACCAGCAGCTCCTGCGCCTGATCTACCGCCTGCTCTTCCTGCTGGTCTCCGAAGAGCGCGGCCTGATGGGCGGGAACCCGCTCTACCGCGAGCATTACGGGATCAGCCGCCTGCGCCGCCTGACCGAACAGCGCGCGGCCTGGACCGACGACGTGGATCTGTGGCACAGCCTGCGCGCCCTCTGGGAAATTTTGTGCGACGAGGAAATGGCCGCCCTGTTGGACGTGCCGCCGCTCAACGGCGAACTCTTCGCCGAACTTAACCTGCTGGACAACGCCGTCCTCGCCAACCGCGACCTGCTGGCCGCCCTCTGGCATTTGACCTGGTACCAGGAAGACCGCAGCGCACCCCCGCGGCGGGTCAATTACGCCGCCCTGGATACCGAAGAACTGGGCTCGGTCTACGAGAGTTTGCTCGATTACCACCCGGCGGTGACCTTCGACGCCGCCGGCCGTCCGCGCTTTGAACTGGCCCCCGGCTCGGAGCGCAAGTCCACAGGCTCCTACTACACCCCGCCACAACTGGTGGCCGAACTGGTGCGCAGCGCGCTGGAGCCGGTGATTGCTGAGCGATTGAGAGCGGGAGAACGGGAGTCTTACGATCTCAACCTCTCACGCTCTCAACCTCCCAACCTCTCCCGTTCTCAAGCTCTCGAAAGAGCGCTGCTCTCCATCAAAGTCTGCGACCCGGCCTGCGGCTCCGGCCACTTTTTACTGGCCGCCGCCCGCCGCCTGGGGCTGGAACTGGCCCGCATCCGCAGCGGCGAAGAGCAACCCGCGCCGGAGCGCGTGCGCGAGGCCACCCGCGACGTGATCGCCCACTGCATCTACGGTGTGGACCGCAACCCGCTGGCGGTGGAACTTTGCCGCGTGGCCCTCTGGCTGGAAAGCCACGCCGCGGGCAAGCCGCTCACCTTCCTCGACCACCGCATCAAGTGCGGCGACTCGCTGGTCGGCGTCTTTGACCTGGAAGCCCTCAAAGATGGCCTCCCCGATGACGCCTTCCAGCCGGTCAGCGACGACGACCGCAAAATTGCCGCGTCCCTGAAGAAGCAGAACAAACAGGAGCGCGAAGGCCAGCTGGGCCTCTTTGGTTGGAACCTGGACCTTAACCTGGAGGGCCTGGCGCAGCGCGCCGCCGAACTGGATGCCATCGCCGACGACTCGCCCGAAGCCGTGCGCCGCAAACGCGCCCTTTACGAAGCCCGCTTTGCCGACCCGGACTGGGAGCGCCAGAAACTGGCCTGCGACCTGTGGACCGCGGCCTTCTTCCAACCCTACTCCCGCTCTCACGCTCTCCCGCCCTCAACCGCTCCCATCACCACCGACGCCGTCCGCCGTGCGTTGTCCGGGCAGGGCGGCCTCCCGCCGCAGACCGTCGGCCTGGCGCAGGCTCTGGCCGCCGAGCATCGCTTCTTCCACTGGCCGCTAGAATTCCCAGAGATCTTCGCAGAGCACGAGAGCGGGAGAGCGGGAGATCATGAGTCTCACCCTCTCCACCGCTCATCCTCTCCGGCTCTCCCGCTCTCCCGCTCGCCAGGTTTCGATGTCGTCCTCGGCAACCCGCCCTGGGAGCAAATTCAACTGGAAGAACAGGAATTCTTCGCTCCGCGCGACGCCCGCATCGCCAGCGCGCCCAACGCCGCCGCCCGCAAACGCCTGATCCAGAAGCTGCCGCAGACGGACCCGGCCCTCTGGGCGGCGTATCAGCAGGCCCTGCAGGCCGCCGAGAGCGTCAGCCGCTTTTTGCGTGGCTCCGGGCAGTATCCCTTCACCGGCCGCGGCCGTATCAACACCTACTCGGTCTTCGCCGAGCGCGCCCGTGCTTTGCTGGCTCCGCAGGGCCGGGCCGGGATCATCGTGCCCACCGGCATCGCCACCGACGCCACCAACCAGTACTTCTTCGCCGACCTGGTGGAAAAGGGGCAGCTGGCCAGCCTGTTTGACTTCGAGAACCGCGAAGCCATCTTCCCCGGCGTGCACCGCAGTTACAAATTCAGCCTGCTCACGCTTTCTGGAGAGCACGAGAGCACGAGAACACGAGAGCATGAGTCTCCCGCTCTCCCGCTCTCGACCTCTCAACCTCTCACCTTCTCGTTTTTCGCCACCAACACCGCCCACCTGCGCGACCCGCGCCGCGTCTTCAGCCTGACCGCCGAAGACATCGCCCGCATCAACCCCAACACGCGCACCCTGCCGGTCTTCCGCACCCGGCAAGATGCCGAACTGACCCGCGCCATCTACCGGCGCGTGCCGGTGCTGATCAACGAGCGGACGGGCGAGAACCCCTGGAGCATTAAGTTCAGACAGGGGCTGTTCAACATGTCTTCCGACTCGCACCTCTTCCGCACGCGGGCCGAACTGGAAGCCCAGGGCTACCGACTGGTGGGGAACGTCTTTGTAAGAACGGGAGATCACGAGAGCCTGAGAGCACGAGAGCACGAGTCTCCCGCACTCTCGCTCTCCCCCTCTCCCGCTCTCTACTACCTGCCGCTTTACGAAGCCAAGATGATCTGGCACTACGACCACCGCTACGGCACCTACGAAGGCGTCACCTCGCGCTCCAGCACGCACCTGCCGACCCCCGGCGAGCGCGAACATGCCGACCCGGACTTCGTCGTCCAGCCCTGGTACTGGGTGGATGCCGCCGAAGTGCAGGCCCGCCTGGGCGATTGGAAGCGCGGCTGGCTGCTGGGGTTCCGCAAGACAGCACGTGCAACTGATGAACGAACAGTGATCGCGAATACACTGAATTTAGTAGGTGTCGGCGACAAGGCTCCTTTGCTGTTTCCAGACCTGGACCCTTGCTATGTCCCATTACTTTTGGCGAACTTAAATGCGCTCGTACTAGATTTTGTTGCTCGGAATAAAGTGGGCGGGACAGATATTTCGCACTTCTACATGAAGCAATTCCCCGTCCTCCCACCCTCCGCCTACACCGCCGCCGACCTGCGCTTCATCGTCCCGCGCGTGCTCGAACTGACTTACACCGCCTGGGACCTCAAGCCCTTCGCCGACGACGTCTGGCGCGACGCCGACGACGACCTGCGGGCCGCGATCTTGCAGCAGGTGGAAGCGCATGAGAGCAAGAGAGCGGGAGAGCACGAGAGCACGAGAGCACGAGAGTACGAGAGCACGAGTCTCCCGCTCTCGACCTCTCAACCTCTCAAACTCCCGCCCTTCAAGTGGGATGAAAGCCGCCGCGCCCGGCTGCAGGCCGAACTGGACGCCTACTACGCCCGCCTCTACGGCCTGACGCGCAAGCAGCTGCGCTACATCCTCGACCCGGCCGACCTAACCGAAAAGGAACTGGAAGACATCCTCGACCCGTGGGAAGAAGTCGCCGACCCGCTCGACCCGGCCGGGTATGAAGCGCGGGTGGCGGCCAGCGACTTCCCCGGCGAGACCTTCCGCGTCCTCAAAGACAAAGAACTCCGCGCCTACGGCGAATACCATACCCGGCGGCTGGTGCTGGAGGCATGGGAGAGATTATCGCAAGGAGGCTCGCGATGCCCGTAA